From the genome of Cellvibrio japonicus Ueda107, one region includes:
- a CDS encoding alpha/beta hydrolase: MTQWGLSEKERAFFIGGTVGPIEAILHRGAEAGCAAGKGWVAVICHPNPSQGGTMDNKVVTTLMRTYRDLGIDTLRFNFRGVGKSQGSFDKGRGELADLQAVLAWIGTGYPQSRLLLAGFSFGSAMAAQASHEARGLAHLLLVAPPVERYAYDRGGRFPCPVSVVIGGRDELVDAKGVHTWAAQLSPPAQLLAYPEAGHFFHGLLTTLKADLNEHLIHVLEREKA; this comes from the coding sequence ATGACTCAATGGGGATTGTCTGAAAAAGAGCGCGCTTTTTTTATTGGGGGAACCGTGGGGCCTATCGAGGCTATTTTGCACCGTGGTGCAGAAGCGGGTTGCGCCGCTGGCAAGGGATGGGTAGCGGTGATATGCCATCCCAATCCCTCGCAAGGTGGAACCATGGATAACAAGGTCGTGACTACCTTAATGCGCACTTATCGCGATTTGGGGATAGATACCCTGAGGTTCAATTTTCGCGGGGTGGGTAAGAGCCAGGGAAGTTTTGATAAAGGGCGCGGCGAACTGGCGGATTTACAGGCAGTGCTGGCCTGGATCGGCACAGGTTACCCGCAGTCCCGCCTGCTGTTGGCCGGTTTTTCATTTGGTTCTGCCATGGCTGCCCAGGCGAGTCACGAAGCAAGAGGTTTGGCCCATTTATTGTTGGTGGCGCCACCGGTAGAGCGTTATGCCTACGACCGCGGCGGCCGTTTCCCTTGTCCTGTGTCAGTCGTTATTGGCGGCCGGGATGAACTGGTGGATGCGAAGGGCGTTCATACCTGGGCTGCACAACTATCGCCACCAGCCCAGCTATTGGCTTATCCGGAGGCGGGGCATTTTTTTCATGGCCTGCTGACGACACTCAAGGCGGATCTCAACGAACACTTGATCCACGTGCTTGAAAGGGAAAAAGCCTAG
- the zapE gene encoding cell division protein ZapE yields the protein MSQPLSPRERYERDLQRPDFRHDPAQARAVEHLQSLYEQLVAAWKEEQKQSFWGGLLRRFSNGEHEPVRGLYFWGGVGRGKTYLMDNFYESLPFAQKMRSHFHRFMRRVHAELKKLDGQKNPLQRVADIIASEARVICFDEFFVSDITDAMILGTLMEALFARGVTLVATSNIVPDGLYKDGLQRARFLPAIDLLNKHTLVVNVDGGVDYRLRALEQAQLYYTPLGTDADVALKACFDSLVPATSEVRERVDLEVEGRLILARYLAEDVVWFDFVELCDGPRSQNDYIELACEYQTVLLSNVPALGREKDDQARRFINLVDEFYDRQVKLVISAERPLAEIYSTGKLEFEFQRTVSRLLEMQSREYLARPHRPE from the coding sequence TTGAGTCAGCCTCTCTCCCCCCGCGAGCGCTATGAGCGCGATTTGCAGCGTCCCGATTTTCGCCATGATCCTGCCCAGGCCAGGGCTGTGGAGCATTTGCAGTCGCTCTACGAGCAATTGGTGGCAGCCTGGAAGGAAGAGCAGAAACAGTCGTTCTGGGGCGGGCTTTTGCGTCGCTTTTCCAACGGGGAGCACGAGCCTGTGCGCGGCCTTTATTTTTGGGGTGGGGTTGGCCGGGGCAAGACTTACCTGATGGATAACTTTTATGAGAGCTTGCCTTTTGCACAGAAAATGCGCTCCCACTTCCACCGCTTTATGCGCCGGGTACACGCCGAGCTGAAAAAGCTGGATGGCCAGAAAAATCCCCTGCAGCGTGTTGCCGACATCATTGCCAGCGAAGCCAGGGTTATTTGCTTTGACGAGTTTTTTGTCTCGGATATTACCGACGCCATGATTTTGGGCACCTTGATGGAGGCCTTGTTCGCGCGCGGGGTCACCCTGGTTGCCACCTCCAATATCGTGCCTGATGGCCTCTATAAGGACGGTTTGCAGCGGGCTCGATTCCTGCCGGCGATTGATTTGCTCAACAAACATACTCTGGTCGTGAATGTAGATGGCGGGGTCGACTATCGATTGCGCGCATTGGAACAGGCCCAGTTGTATTACACCCCCCTGGGGACAGACGCGGATGTCGCCCTAAAAGCTTGCTTCGACAGCCTGGTTCCCGCCACTAGTGAGGTGCGGGAGCGGGTTGACCTGGAGGTGGAAGGGCGTTTGATCCTTGCCCGCTACCTGGCGGAGGATGTTGTCTGGTTTGATTTTGTGGAGCTGTGTGATGGCCCCCGTTCGCAGAATGACTATATCGAGCTGGCCTGCGAATACCAGACAGTATTGTTGAGCAACGTGCCTGCCCTGGGGCGTGAAAAGGATGATCAGGCGCGTCGTTTTATTAACCTGGTTGATGAATTCTACGACCGCCAGGTAAAACTGGTTATTTCTGCTGAACGCCCGTTGGCTGAGATTTACAGTACAGGTAAGCTGGAATTTGAGTTCCAGCGTACAGTCAGCCGCTTGCTGGAAATGCAAAGCCGGGAGTACCTGGCCCGCCCTCATCGCCCTGAATAA
- the rpsI gene encoding 30S ribosomal protein S9 encodes MSVTQYYGTGRRKTSTARVFIKAGSGVITVNDRPLDEYFGRPVARMVVRQPLELVDLVEKFDVNVTVSGGGSFGQAGAIRHGLTRALMEYDENLRSELRKAGYVTRDSREVERKKVGLRKARKRPQYSKR; translated from the coding sequence ATGTCTGTAACTCAATACTATGGTACTGGTCGTCGCAAGACCTCTACCGCTCGCGTTTTTATCAAAGCGGGTAGCGGTGTTATCACCGTTAATGACCGTCCCCTGGATGAATACTTTGGCCGTCCGGTGGCGCGCATGGTGGTTCGTCAGCCCCTCGAACTGGTTGATCTGGTTGAGAAGTTTGATGTTAACGTCACCGTGAGCGGTGGTGGTAGCTTCGGTCAGGCGGGCGCAATTCGTCACGGTCTGACTCGCGCACTGATGGAGTACGATGAGAATCTGCGCTCCGAGCTGCGTAAAGCTGGCTACGTTACCCGCGACTCCCGTGAAGTTGAGCGTAAAAAAGTGGGTCTGCGCAAAGCTCGCAAGAGACCACAGTACTCCAAGCGTTAA
- the rplM gene encoding 50S ribosomal protein L13: protein MKTYVAKPESVVHDWFIVDAAGKTLGRLSAEIASRLRGKHKPEFTPHVDTGDYIIVINAAKVRVTGNKATDKVYYHHTNFAGGIKSITFDKLIEKAPERTIQTAVKGMLPKGPLGYAMFKKLKVYAGAEHPHAAQQPKELNI, encoded by the coding sequence ATGAAGACCTACGTTGCCAAACCTGAATCTGTCGTACACGACTGGTTCATCGTGGATGCGGCTGGTAAAACCCTCGGCCGTTTATCTGCGGAAATCGCTTCCCGCCTGCGCGGTAAGCACAAACCAGAATTCACCCCGCACGTTGATACCGGTGACTACATCATCGTTATCAACGCCGCTAAAGTGCGTGTTACTGGTAATAAAGCGACTGATAAAGTCTATTACCACCACACCAACTTCGCCGGTGGTATCAAATCAATCACTTTTGACAAGTTGATTGAGAAAGCACCAGAGCGCACTATCCAAACAGCGGTTAAGGGTATGTTGCCCAAAGGCCCTCTTGGCTATGCCATGTTCAAAAAACTGAAAGTTTACGCGGGCGCCGAGCATCCACATGCTGCTCAGCAACCAAAAGAACTGAACATCTAA
- a CDS encoding YhcB family protein, translating to MYSLSTLIITGFVCLLAGGALGALALYVFRQQLLGQSIEQQLHQAQSELQAYQRSVAEHFSQTSTLVNNLTQAYREVHEHLANGALKLATPAISRQILDSANTGATGSTQAYISEQQIEPPRDWAPKTPGSKGALSEDYDLHDEHERTPRVATESADDYDFDGKANRY from the coding sequence GTGTATTCACTCAGTACTCTCATCATCACCGGTTTTGTATGTCTGTTGGCCGGCGGCGCCCTGGGTGCCCTGGCACTGTATGTGTTTCGCCAACAACTTTTGGGGCAGTCCATAGAACAGCAACTGCACCAGGCCCAAAGCGAGCTTCAAGCTTACCAGCGCAGTGTGGCAGAACATTTCTCGCAGACCTCTACGCTGGTCAACAACCTGACACAAGCGTACCGTGAAGTCCACGAACACCTGGCAAATGGCGCCCTGAAATTGGCCACACCTGCGATCAGTCGCCAGATCCTCGATTCAGCCAATACCGGAGCCACAGGCAGCACCCAGGCGTATATCAGCGAACAGCAAATAGAACCACCGCGCGATTGGGCGCCCAAAACACCAGGGTCTAAAGGCGCGCTAAGTGAAGACTATGACCTGCATGATGAGCATGAACGCACCCCTCGCGTAGCCACAGAAAGCGCAGATGACTATGACTTTGATGGCAAAGCCAATCGTTACTGA
- a CDS encoding YgjV family protein, with protein MFENPLAQFFGLLSFALGIYCFYQRSDRRLKIIMFVMQFNNCIHFALLGSSTAAFSSLLSVIRTGLSLHTRSRLIAWLFIALSFGLGLWLAERWQDMLPVIGSCIGTYALFCLQGIGMRIAFLIGACFWLSNNIWVGSLGGTLLESTLICVNLRTIYKLYRYGGEN; from the coding sequence ATGTTTGAAAATCCCCTGGCCCAGTTTTTCGGGCTATTGAGCTTTGCCCTGGGTATCTACTGTTTTTATCAACGCAGTGATCGCCGCCTGAAAATCATTATGTTTGTCATGCAATTTAACAATTGCATCCATTTTGCCCTGCTCGGCTCATCTACTGCCGCCTTCAGCTCCTTGTTATCGGTAATACGCACAGGCCTGTCGCTGCACACCCGCTCACGGCTGATCGCCTGGCTATTTATTGCACTTAGCTTTGGATTGGGACTCTGGCTGGCCGAGCGCTGGCAAGACATGCTGCCCGTTATCGGCTCCTGTATCGGGACCTATGCCCTTTTTTGCCTGCAAGGTATAGGTATGCGGATCGCCTTCCTGATAGGTGCCTGCTTTTGGCTCAGCAATAATATCTGGGTCGGTTCCCTGGGCGGCACCCTGCTGGAATCAACCCTGATCTGCGTCAACCTGCGCACCATCTACAAACTTTATCGCTATGGCGGGGAAAACTAG